The region aacgaaaatgtgttaaggcaacaacaatgagaaagtgcgcgccggctgcgcatatATCCGCATGTACAGAGGCAACAGtagatcgagcaagtcggtgcgctgctgcgggccatgttaaacgtgccaaactgaggaGGTTGTAAGATTTcagcaatcctggcgaggccagcgtgacgtatccaacttcgccggccgctgtctcgcacgctcgaaacaccggactatctatccgcaccttaacagtgaatcaaagcagcagaaacgtgcttgtacttatccgaccatccaacagtgcacgagtgcttcagttccacgaccaatgggttcaagaatacatcggtgattttcatcagaatctcgtgcgggtccgctgtcacgccagaggtttgcacacaccgtgtgaccacttcagcctcattacccactgtgcctctctcagaccggctaaaatgatttggtcggcgtgcGCTACttgctttccttccacaaaacagcgcaaacctgGCATCACAATGCCCGAAAATCATCAAACCTACTGTGTACTgtcatcaaacacagcggtttcggcgacgcggggacctccgtatatcTGCCAttttgcacagtgtagccagacgcggccagttttcgcagcgccccgtgcagttcatttgagttgcgaatacgCAACGGACAAAATCTATGTACAACCACACACTCTTGACTCGCCagaggacaatgccaccgactgtAGATACGTCAGAATTGTGATATCCGGGGTAATTGATCCGGAGTTGATATCCGACTTTGATAATTGTGATATCCACTGTGTTAAACGTAGAATCCACTGGTGCGTATCCGCAGGCACACTCAAGTTTGATATCGAGAAGTTCTTGACCACGCACTTTGCATGGGTAAGCCATGATGACACTACCCCTGTGATCATCGTTCGAGTCTTCAATGTGGGCATTTCAAAATCAGACAAGAAATGATTGACTCAATTTGTGTTACAAGAGCTTGGTTTGAAGTGCCACACTAATCCAAGTCACTCAACTACTGGACAACGGTAGTGCATGGATTTAACTTCGGCCAAGAATCTAAAGTTGCAACCGAACCAATCAGTGTAtatcacagtaatcacaaagctatcgtcactaccattagcaaaggatgaaaataaatacatgtacGCTGGTCCAAAACGTGTGTGTTGCgctacagctttgctggtcatccaccttcacagagtgaaatggctACTCAACTTTTTTCCATaagtcaataataaaaaaagagttCTGAAAACACATCGTAATCACCGTTAAACATTTTCAACTGTTCTCTTACAGAACATAGACTGCTTCCTTTCCGTCCGCTCCTCCTTCAAGAGTTCATAGCAAGCGGAATTTGCTGTCTGTGTGCAAACGAAACAGAAGCTCATACACTTCTCTCCTGGTGCGTATTTTTCACCCTTGCAAACAGTGTTCGGGACAGAGTGTTAAGTTTGCCGAATACAACACGGTAATAGTAGTGCCGCTCAAAGACTTGCTTTCAATCACATAAAATTATTATAACCATGACCCGTTCTACCAAAAAGCTCTTATGCTAGAATTTATCGTAAGAGCAAATTTTATCCAATTCTATATGAGGCTGAatatatcattagcgaaggcgttCGACGAATGAGGAAGAGCATTAGGAAGGAGAGTATTTGTGAACATAGCCCCATGTCTACTGAGGCTGAAATTCTCACTGCAGTACATGCTGTCTAAGAACGACTATAGCTGTACGCACCTATAACACCACAGCATGAACAAGAGCACATTTTCAAGTATCCTGGGAAGTCTTCGAAAAAAATAACGTTCACGTTTTCCATATTCAATCTAGAACAGCAAGACTCAATATTGATTAACAGCATGACGCCGGCAAATATCGTCACAATACGCGCAAAGACGCGGTAACTGAGCTGCTTCTCAAGTGTTCTTTTGCCAGAAAAATCAGGATCGTGGGAAATACTATATAGCATATTAATAGACAGTGGGGTGACGTATCACATTTTGCAAGCACATTCTTCCTTTTAGCTATCGTTAGATTAACTTAGCCCCCTGTCAATAAGTTGACTGTCCTTCCAATAAACATCAGCTATATCGACGTAAAAAAGGCAATTATGCCGCCTAAAGCTCCGCATTCTCCCTTCCAGAGCAGGACAATATTTATTCGGGGTTTGAACCCCGAGCGCACCTTAAAATGTAACCATTTAATACTTTTTCTTTAGGTATTATTCCTACCATAATAGGGTCACATTCAAACTTATAGTTTTCTATTGTTCAGGCCATAATTTTTCTACACCCGCCGTGTTGCTCGCACACACAGATCTCAAAAGGCGTATTCTTTATCTGCGTATTTCAGCATGGCCCCCGTGATACGCAGCGAGCCATCCTTATCCTTCACCTAGCACTTATCGCGCGCTGCacccaaaaataaaaaaaatgacggTGTAGTCAAGAACGTATTCCATGAACAGTGCGCTCAATCCAGAGCCTAAACCCGATTACCGCCTAACCAAAAATATAACGAAATACGCCGACCTAACCAGCACGTCGCTCGTGCGCGAACGTATAGTTGAAATCCGGAACGCAGCGCGAGAACTCGAGGAGAGAAGAGGAGAAAGAGGGACGAGTTTAGCGAGCTAAGTTCCCTGGACCTACTAGATTGGAAACGGTCATCGATCGGCTTAGCAGGGagccagcagcaacagctgcCACTCTGCCAGCTGAAAACGTGATTGGTTCGCGTAGAGCCGGGCTGGAGGCGCTGCGGCTGGCATACGGAAGGCGTTGGATGTTGGGGGCATGCAATTCGTCGACGAATGCAATGCGTTCAATTTCACACCAGTCGTTCGCCGATGCAGCCCGTAGGCCCTGCGATGCAGCATACCGGAGTGTTTCCTTTGCACAGTAAGCGCACACTGGAGACGGACGGCCATTGCCAGACCCTCATTCGGTTCGGAGAAATACAAAGAAGCCCAACGTACTAGAAAGGCTTTAGGTGGGTCTCGGGTTTCCAAAACACGTCTTCCGGTGACCCCGGTGGCCTGATGCTGGAAGCCACGGAAGTGCTTCCCGACTATGCCGGAAGTTTTTCTTCACCTCGCTCCTGTGAAAGAAACCGCATGTTGCCTGTTTTGTGTGAACACAGCACGGCTATCCATTTGGACGTGGTGTATACTGCTTCAAACTGTAGTGCCTTGAACGTTGCGCTGTTGGAAATCAGAGCCCATCGCTGACAGAAAATGGGTCGATGAGTCTACTTCTCGGGCTTGGGGGGAAAGCTGAACTATACAGGACAGCCTAGCTAACATGTGCCGTTGCAGAAACAAAATAGCGAAGAACATGAAAACAAACACAATAAAGCTTTAGCCATATCAGTAAGCGAAAGTGGTTTGAATAAAACTTCCAACGATCAATCATGCAGAACAAAATTCGCGGATTATTTCTTTTAGTGACATGTTGGTATATGCTTCAAGTTAGAGCGTTCAGGTCGCCTTTGAAGACTTAAGAATTTTTGTGCTATGTACCAGTTTGTTTGCGGTGCTGTGTTGAAGATGCCAATGACAATAGTTGTCAGAGGTCGGGAACCCATCGTCACAGTCGCCACCGCTATCGCATTTACCATAACTGTAACAAACTGCACGATAACAAAATGATCACCGCGACGATGGCAAATCATGCTCGGCACTTTACtgaaaaaaacaaacatttgTGGTCAAATCACTATGATGAACCCTTGTACTGTTTGGTGCTCACACAAAGAGCAGCGAAGTCACTGCTTTCCTCCATTACGTTAAGGGCCcgatgtcgcagaaaatccggcatcggcaaccggcgtcggcgtgcgatgtcggcggggggcgaagaaaatcatccccaaccacccggaccacgcaggccctccacgtggtgcaaggttttggtgaacaaaaattgaatttctcacattgaaatccgtcagaaaaatggtaaagggAGACTGTACCATACGTCGTCgtattcgccgtcggattgtttaccaatcggcatcgaattgtaatttgaatatgcttGAAAACCTAATTTTGCAACTAtaaaaactcaaacacaaaccccttttccggcatttctaccagacctacagccgcgcctTCGGGTgcgttacttgcgaaaatgatatccaggtggcgctcgcttcctaggcaggtcaaattgggacttcaactgctaattcgttttggacacgcgcgcgcgtcggggcgatagcaaacaattaataaaatacttttaaaaaggtgctagggggttaacattttaatataagaccgcttatattgcccctggaaaaacgtctttccaacaatgcacttctgtttaaaggtgaagccgactttaaggggataggtgtaagcttggtctttgtaaactggctttcccacgttcagtgttgcagtgaatgaagcctacctgccgtatgcgaacgatgcgaatcgaacgggtcccgataacgctatcgcgttctactcttaaaggcgaagcttaagcgtcctccaattaaattattattattattattattattattattattattattattattattattattattattattattattattattattattattattagggcacagtttctcaggaccaaataaagttcttgtcaccgtcactgCTGTCCTCTGCCGTAACATTAGCAATGCGGTATTTACAGCGTCGATTTTCGCCAACGCATATAGAGTGCACTATCTATGTATTGAAAACATAACCAACCCAAATCATAAAAGCTGATGAACTTGGAGCTTCCTGCGGCATAAGGACTCCATAGAAAATGCTAAGCATATGTAGGGTGGTTATTACGCACATGCGTGAACGAGCTGGCAAGATCAACAGACGCTACTATATTATGCGACAACGCAGTTCAAGCAGGATCATCTGCATATTCTTGCGTAGAATATGAAACTAACATACAAACCTCGTTTAGGGGTACAGTGAAACTGTAGTATACCTCTGACCCATTTGCCTTTCGGCGCCAGTCGAGCTTTTACGATGCTACAGATGTCACTGTTTTAGACCTTCTCCTGTGATGGATCGATATCACCCTTGAATGCGACTGATGGTGCTAACCAGGACAAAAGCTGATTCTTTAAATGAACATTCAGCATATGAGCAACGCCGTTCCAACCTACAAGATGCAGCCGCATATTTGCGAGCTCGtgcattatctttttcttcttctctttatTCAACCTGCATGTACTTGAAATTAATTACGTATCACTTTATTTACCTCGCGAAGCCTGTTTCTGAACTTTATAACTAACTACTGCACCAAAGCTCAATCGTGTATCAAACCTTTCGATTTGAATAATGCGCCAAACAATAACAGTTGCATCTTCCCGGAGTTCTGAAAAATATTTCCCCATACTATCATTCTTTTCCATTAAATACCGGTGCGATTGCTCTCACAGGCTTCGTATACAAAACTCTGCAGTTTTCAACTTTCAACTGCACTTATGAACCAACTGGCAAAATTTCCCGTCTAGGAAGCAGTTTCAGTTAATAACGACAACTGAAATTATTAACGCAGCTCACAAttcgagagagaaagcgagaaaaaCAACTAGACGATATGTGCTTAAAAAACACAGAGCAGCGTTTCCTTCCCCTGAGCTCTCACTTGCTTGTGATGGCTGCAGAAACTAGAGCCCAAGGAAGCGGCAAAAGCCACAACAAGGTATTGCGAACACGAATAAGGCCAATCCTGAACACAATTACACCgctgctgaaaatttacaccGGTAGCGAAGTAGAAAGCACTTATTTACTGCAATATttgctctgtgtttgtctgggtGTGCTTTGGGCTATTAGCTCGCAGCACCGTGCAGGCCACTCTCGTTTATCCCCCCGCTCGCCCGCTATTCCAACCGATCGACCAGCGTCtagcggaataccggacacgctaaatcTCTTTATTCAAGTGCTGCTGCTTCTTCCCGGACCGGGAAACATTATTTGTGCTCGGGAGTCCGACCTCTGTTCCTGGAGAAGGTCGTATGCTTTCCTCATTATGTCGTTTAGCAGCAAAAACTCTTActcttctcctcctccttcaATGTCATCGCCATCCTTGGCACTACTCTCACATTTCTTAAGTTCCATAAGCCTACATAACGGACTTTGACAACGTTCCCTACTACTATAGCTACCGCGTTATTGTTTGCGCAGTTTACTTCACTTGTGGCCCGCTCTCTTACCATTCTCTTTCTAACGAACCAGAACTACATCTGGTTAATCTCACTGTGGTGCTATGCAGCCCTCCTCTCTGTTAAATGTTGAGCTCATGAACATGAACAGAACTGTTCATGTTTCGACATGCGTACACGTATAGCATCCTCGAAAAAATTAGTGGCCCTCAGTGTGCTCAGAAGAAGTGGTGGCTCCAGCCTAGATTCGAACACACCAGTGGATGCCTTGTTCCTTGACTTCTAAAAATCAGTTTATTAAGTCCCTTCCAAATGTCTCGTCCTTATTATTCTTCTACACCTAAACCCTATTATGTATGACTAGCTaaaatggcgtttttttttttagcaagcgTCAACAATGTGCTTTTCTTTTCCAACACCTAGGTATTCGTCGACTCTGCCCCCAACTCTCCAGAGGTACCACAAAAAAAAGATGGTATTTCTATTCTTGAATTCATGGGGCAACACCTACGACTCGCCACTGCGGGAGTTAAAATTTTAACTTGGTAAACACTCTTTCACCCAAGAATACAGTAAGTCTTCGCTATTTGGGATTTAAGCCTGTCTAACGTATCGGAATGCTCGAGACGTTCAGTATTGTGCAGTTATATTTTTTCAATGTGACTAAGCGTACTAAACAATGGTCTCCGTTTTTAAATCTCAGACTAATTCAAAAGCATTGGTTCTACAGTGCAACGTTTGCCTCCTCTGTCTATGAAACGAGTTTCATCACAAGTCTCTGACCATTTCAAGTATGATTCCCGTAAATTGTCTTCTTCAACGCATTAGCCTCCACAAAGCTCTCAGTACTCCACCAGCTCACACATTCACATAGTTGGATTCCTTCTCTCTTTAGACAGGGAGGGACTGGAATAGCCTTCCTACAGATGGGAACACTCCTGACCCAGGCAAAATCAAGAAAGCTGTCAACCAACCCATCCAATAGTTTCGTTCGCATCCCTCTTTTGCAATACCTGTCATCGGGACATTtggggtaaaataaataaacaaatcatTTACCGGCAGAATTTCTGATCAAtgccaggaatctgggacatcgtcgaacagcgcctctagcggccgcctctgaaaacatgcgcattttctatgggagagcgtcgtttttcccaaataactaatcataaaagccacctttcaaaatattaccgtggaaataggctctagaagcttagcccgacatctgatgcaagcggtaccattacttacgacagaaaacccgttccaaatttcgggcgaagttcgaagtatgggagtctatggaaaaggccaaattttggaggcttttttggccagtaaaaagcaatttgcgatgagcctattgcatcgatcgacgtattatcggGGATTTAttaacttcaatgactcagctttcagctagttgcagcagcagctcttgaaatggcaaaaaagtcgttccaaaatcgcatttttcataacaaggtcgcagaatttattgtggtacgtacaTAAACCTAATTTTTGCCTCCCGCAGCACGTCGAATCGACAGCCGAGTGTTCTGCGTGTccacagattaggatcactgataccacaattgtgagttcgcatgttcgaagccagcggcgccgctatttttttatccctttgtcgctgcttagttgggcggtttcccgccagatggcatattcccaaatccacgtcatttagttacggttcttgtttcatttctttctactgtaccaacgtcttcctaaaaaaaattgctggctggtttcgtgaacatgcgaacgtgcttccaaacttcttttgcacattaggtggaatgtatttgagacaataaacccaggttacgtgttttgaaagttaatttctttcttaagacaaacatttatgaagacattactaagaaatatttttggcgTCTTCTGTTATGTCATgaaaaaggcgtgtttgtgcgattattttgcagcttgaaacgtaccacaaaaaaaaatagtgtccagtgtgtgcaattaaaagacacagaagtagaaaacttggctgcagccccagacgtagtattcttacaaagcaatacagaagctatttgactgagtagatttgcattatatcaaagcagaatttttgcgtaccggatcttcggtgcaaatgaaggctgtccgaattatttcacaagcttttttgcttagtacaaaccgatacctcgaaacataaacattctatcctcaatatccagcgcacgtgtcttatcatttgagccattcccatataccttcacgaaattccagaaataccaaaggtcttcatatccttttactaCAACGTGCGCTGAGGAGTATtagaaattatgcgaaaagacaccgggacgtgctaATGTactttgtcgtgtaaaaataaagaacgattccaatcacagaccacaccctttttgagttatgcccacaaagtgttgcaagaagacattgttttcgactagaatcaccaaagttgctatggcattcggctgttctgttcttaactaactctattactgaatcagatcgcagcaccatgatataattactggtacaattcttcggtaattctgtaagaatattctcctaccctaaatttaacgtgtttgaacaattgaagagagaaaggaccgtgagggtttccAGAAATATTCCccaattagaatcgtttatggcccatatcggtacggtggtattgtcatgatcacgccagcgtccactgacaccatttatcactttactgcctgtaaataaaatacaaaagtgtcgttccttgtgcgtgagtagcacaatcgcagctgatcctttcatatgggcccactaagccacaccttcccttttctgccatggtgccacaagagatgtcaatttcacccttgaatttctcgcTGTCCGTTTCTtaaaaagtatagggacgtacacaagacgaacattggaagttttgaagtagtcctaaaattttagtaaaatttcataggtaatgttattatcctttatttgtttacatatttattacacctgattggtgataataattacgtactacataatagttcagttctagtacttaataagtcatgtctgagagggctgtcgtgaaaattaatcaggtgtaagcactgcatgacgttggctggaaggccattcattaaaaaaaattgtgtgcagaataaagaaaatgcaggtgttcaatcgcacagtcgccgccaaaagtttacgcggccgagtttctgcgcaaaagttcattttcaacgctgctacgcccgcagccagtaaaaaaaattgcccgccaatccaccctgtgaaggtggttggaaagcgaagctttttacgccaccctcacggtgactgcggcgcacttgatatttcacacactacaacgtaactttaaccacggcctttattattatttacttcacaacaatgttcactactgctttatgatcggtgtgatatacactactagactaccccatagtggggtagtctagaaaatgaaccgaagcagttactaggctggaaaggtttcgaatgacgtcaaccctctttcaagcagctgcataactttgcaacagctgcaatctaatcttacggaccgcgccgagcctgtttccgttgtttgcccgcagcccttatcatccatcatgttggctcatcactttgaagcttgtttttgtggtttttcttgcgaaaacgagtgcttagttgtacgctgaatgcctgaattcaagtaagctatgctgctatacctgcaattgttagcggttcgtcgggatcgttttttgattacaacgacggacacgacagaacccttggctggtagaggtacaaagcttcgctttaaaatgcaaaacttttgttttgtttactctagaccagtatacgctataaatccgaatactacgatgcgtgactaaggcgtagaaatataaatattttttcaccttctggggtacgaaaacttttgacgctgactatatgTTCTGAAGGCAAGGTTcgttttagcttattcgtgatgacaagcgcgaacttgatgatggaatattggagcgtacaatacataacttgcaactacgtcacaccgcggaactctgggatacgatctcgcaaggcgccgccattaccgagcacattGCGGCAGACGACACAGCGCTAAGCTGTGCGGATCCATGGTGCGGGTTTCTCATTTCCCGTCGACGCCGTACGTCGCAATGGCGATTTGTGAAATATTTGGCTGCAGTACGAGAAGTAAGTGCAAATCGCATGAAAAGGGACCAGACTCGGGATGTACTGTTTGCCTGAGGTAATAAGAAATCAGTGCGACCGCACAAAGGCACTGTCCGAGAAGCGGAGAGGTACTTGGCTTGCGCGCATCAACAGGAAGGACCTCAAGAATGGTTTACCTGCAGAGAAACAGTCAAAACAAATTATCGGTCACAGCCTCCTTCATTTTCTGTCAGCAATCACACGAAATCGTTTGTTTTTTCTATTCCTCACAACAGTTGTTCATTCTTGTGTTCGGctgcaaagcaaagaaaaaaaatgtggtgactGAGCACCACAATTACTATTTGCAGTGTTGTTGACTGACACAAAGCTGGTAATGATCATGCACAAGTCTTGAAAGCAGCTGTCGTGCTCCCGTTACAGGTAATCCcaagtaatttaaggaaaagaacagggactcaggggcagtaaaaaatacagttcggcagcagACACACTAAAGCTGCTTTCCTTTAACGGAAAGCAGGAAAAcaggagtgtgtgtgtgttttttttgctttcactctGCGTTGGCTCATTTCTGATCCAGATTGTGAAATTCGGTGTACGTTATCCCCGCTCGGCGACATCGCCGCGTGGCCGACTCGAGTTGAAGCTTCAATTTCACTTAGGCTGATGTATGTCGATCCTTTATGTGGTTAttgctgtttttttgttttgtttttttaccaCAGCTATGAAATGACGAGTGCATTCAACTCACCTGGCTAAGCAAGACAACTCGCTTAGACGGCAACTTCTTCGCAATGAGGTTCCGGACCCATCCGCTCGTAAAGTAGTTGTGCGAGTCGAGCGACTTGTAAGCCTTCATCTGATCtaatgaaacataacactagataatttataatgtattttgttgataacacgagataatttataatgtcaacatgggtaaccggtggtAGCAGGCTTGCATTAACAGCGGCTTGCGCACCAACTGGTAGCCGATATGGATCCACGCCGTCACATAGGGCGATTTTTTCTATGCCCCTGGCCCGCNNNNNNNNNNNNNNNNNNNNNNNNNNNNNNNNNNNNNNNNNNNNNNNNNNNNNNNNNNNNNNNNNNNNNNNNNNNNNNNNNNNNNNNNNNNNNNNNNNNNCCATGGCTTCACCAAACCTTGGCCGGCGGCTGCTACAACTGATCTGCAATCATCTGCTCGTGTCTCACACGGTCCGCAAGATTATTTGCTGGAAATCGTGTACGATCTCCGACGCATCGAAATGGAATCTGCGCATCGGGGGACCTTTCCGGTTCCGCTGCGCGCTGGCCATATAAAGGACCAGCCAAGCCTACAGCGACTGGGGCACGACGCTCTTTTCGGCACAAACTCACGATTCTTCATGTACCAGGTCAGTTACCTAAATGGAACTAAGTGTTATCGCTCTAGCAATGTTATGCTTTTAAGAGTGTCGTGCCCCATTAGCAAGCGACAAATGTTTGAATGCTTTGAACATGTCAGCCTGTGTTTCGTTGATGCTATGCTATTCTCTCTCTACGACGGCTGTCTGGCGCTTTCCCAGATCTTACTGCTCCTATCGGGGGACGTAGAGCTAAATCCAGGGCCCATGAATGCAGTGGAACGGGACCAAATGGCAAACATTGAAAGGATTCTCTTAGAAATGAAAACAGGCCAGGAAACTGTGCTCGCGAAGTTAACGGAAATTACAACAAGACAAAGTGAATTAGAATCTAAAATTACGGGCTTAATAGAGAAGACAAGCAATGTAGAAAGTCGTATTGCTCGGGTGGAAAAAATTGAAGACAAATTGATGGCTAAACTGGACGACTTGGAGAATAGAAGCCGTAGACAGAATTTGGTATTTTTCGGGTTGCCTGACAGGGAGCATAACGAGACGTGGGAGGCGTCTGAAAAACTAATTAGTGGAATATGCAAAGATGTGATGAAACTTGATAATATTTCGGTTGAACGGGCTCATCGCGTAGGAGTTTTCAGAGAAGGCAAAAACCGGCCCATAGTAGCATGCTTTTCACGGTGGAAGGCTAGAGAAGTCGTCTTTAAAAATGCTTACAGACTAAAAGGCACTTCGTACGGCATCTCTGAAGATTTCAGCCGAGCCGTACAAGAAAAAAGACGTCAGCTTTGGAATtatgcgaaagaaaaaagagaaaacaaagaaaatcgtGTTCGCTTGAGTTATGATAAATTGATCATCAATGGGCAAACGTTTGTCTGGGATAGCGATATGCGAACGCCAGTTCCACTACAGACGCATGCGCGACTGAATAGAGGCAATTGACGCATTCCGAATTCTGGTCCGCCCCAAGATAATCCAGCACGTTGCTCGCAGCCTGAACGGCTCTCTGTCCTGCTTGTAAATTGTCGCAGCATAAAGAACAAAGTCGATAGCTTCATCTCTTTAGTAGCCACTGTTAAACCTCAGATCGTGATGGGCACCGAATCATGGTTAGACAAGACGATACCTAATGTAGAAATCTTTCCACCTGGTTTTACTGTCTATCGGAAAGATAGGCATGGGCATGGCGGGGGAGTATTTATTTTGATATCAAATGCATTGTCAAGTacacaaattttatttgaaaacgattCTGAGTCTGTCTGGTGCCTTGTGAAATTACCTAAAGGTAACAATGTTGTGTACGGGACTTTCTACCGCCCACCCGGCAGCAGCGACTCATTCGGACTGCTGTCTGAGATGCTATCTCTTGTGCCTAATAGCGTATTTTTGGGGGGTGATTTCAATTTGCCTGACTTCAACTGGAATGCCGGATGTGTGGCTGGTAATAGGTCCCGTATTTACACAGAGTTCGAAGAACTGGTCGGATTAAATGGATTGCAGCAGTACGTACTGGAACCTACGCGAGAAAATGCAATTCTAGACTTAGTACTTTGCAATGAGCCGAACTTAGTATCAAAAGTTACAGTTTGTCCAGGTATTAGTGACCACAGGGCAGTTGTCATAGAACTTAACATACAGCGAGTACGGATGCCGCAAATTCcgcaaagaaaagtgtacagctaCGACAGAGGAGACTATGCCGCTATTAGGACCGAACTTGAAAATTTCTTTCCTACTTTCCAGTATCTTTCAAACGCACGCTGTCCGTTAACTTTGTGGTCGTCATTCCGGGACAAAATACTTCAATTAGTCGAAATTCATGTTCCATGCAGGTACCTGCggcaacgaaaaaaacaaaagcctTGGTTTAACGTAGAAATACGTAAACTTATAAGGAAAGCAAGACAAACGTATAAAACGTTTTCTGCCGACACCAGTCTGGCAAATCGGAAACGCTTGCAAGAGATAAATAATCTATTGAAAGCAACAA is a window of Dermacentor silvarum isolate Dsil-2018 chromosome 4, BIME_Dsil_1.4, whole genome shotgun sequence DNA encoding:
- the LOC119448764 gene encoding uncharacterized protein LOC119448764 codes for the protein MESAHRGTFPVPLRAGHIKDQPSLQRLGHDALFGTNSRFFMYQVSYLNGTKCYRSSNVMLLRVSCPISKRQMFECFEHVSLCFVDAMLFSLYDGCLALSQILLLLSGDVELNPGPMNAVERDQMANIERILLEMKTGQETVLAKLTEITTRQSELESKITGLIEKTSNVESRIARVEKIEDKLMAKLDDLENRSRRQNLVFFGLPDREHNETWEASEKLISGICKDVMKLDNISVERAHRVGVFREGKNRPIVACFSRWKAREVVFKNAYRLKGTSYGISEDFSRAVQEKRRQLWNYAKEKRENKENRVRLSYDKLIINGQTFVWDSDMRTPVPLQTHARLNRGN